The Medicago truncatula cultivar Jemalong A17 chromosome 4, MtrunA17r5.0-ANR, whole genome shotgun sequence genome includes a region encoding these proteins:
- the LOC25491494 gene encoding uncharacterized protein At4g13200, chloroplastic, which translates to MNTTTLSPSPSPTTFASPRFSKTFSNILVPSSSKPISIQLPSCNKRGFQTTGLRCNNTFFPGGPPSGDGDSSSKNVLDAFFLGKALAETLNERIESTLGELLSTVGRLQAEQQKQVQEFQEEVLDRAKKAKEKAAREATEAQPQGLVSKSTAYTEVVVDSSTSETTDPVTSVQSTDVSEIYIEPNEGEDPTLSS; encoded by the exons ATGAACACCACCACTCTCTCCCCTTCACCATCTCCAACAACCTTTGCTTCTCCTAGGTTCTCCAAAACCTTTTCCAACATCCTCGTTCCTTCTTCTTCCAAACCCATATCCATTCAACTTCCCAGCTGCAACAAAAGGGGATTTCAGACCACTGGACTTCGTTGTAACAATACCTTCTTCCCTGGTGGACCCCCCTCTG GTGATGGTGATAGCAGCAGCAAAAATGTTCTGGATGCATTTTTCTTGGGAAAAGCTCTTGCTGAAACTCTGAATGAGCGCATTGAGTCAACACTTGGTGAGCTCTTGAGTACAGTTGGAAGACTGCAAGCTGAACAACAAAAACAAGTACAGGAATTTCAG GAAGAAGTGTTGGATAGAGCCAAAAAAGCAAAGGAAAAAGCAGCGCGTGAAGCTACAGAGGCACAACCACAGGGACTGGTTTCCAAGTCTACAGCTTATACAGAAGTTGTCGTGGATTCATCTACTTCAGAAACAACCGATCCAGTTACTTCGGTACAGTCTACTGATGTATCCGAAATATACATTGAGCCCAACGAAGGGGAGGATCCCACATTAAGTTCATAA
- the LOC25491492 gene encoding SKP1-like protein 1A, with product MASSSTSTKKITQKQKMIKMGKQQQSKKITLVSSDGDTFEIDEAVALESQTIKYMIEDNCVDDTGIPISNVTSEILAMVIEYCKKHVEAAAFAEEEEKPWKTDGLVYRKKVSSTDEKKSGEDVSKAAAAVSSEEKVVSKEDELDKWDAEFVKVDNTTLFELVRAANYLDIKSLLELTCKTVGEIMHGKTSEQIRQAFKIANDFSPEEEEEIRKENQWALE from the coding sequence ATGGCATCATCGTCAACATCGACAAAGAAGATTACTCAAAAGCAGAAGATGATCAAAATGGGTAAGCAACAACAATCAAAGAAGATCACCCTGGTAAGTTCCGATGGCGACACCTTCGAAATCGACGAGGCGGTAGCATTAGAATCACAAACAATCAAGTACATGATCGAGGACAATTGCGTGGACGACACTGGAATCCCTATCTCAAACGTAACCAGCGAGATTCTGGCTATGGTAATTGAGTATTGCAAGAAACATGTTGAAGCTGCTGCGtttgctgaagaagaagaaaagccTTGGAAGACTGATGGTCTTGTGTATCGTAAAAAGGTTTCGAGCACTGATGAAAAGAAATCCGGTGAAGATGTTTCTAAGGCTGCTGCTGCTGTGAGTTCTGAAGAGAAAGTAGTGAGTAAGGAGGATGAGCTGGATAAGTGGGATGCTGAGTTTGTTAAGGTTGATAATACTACGTTGTTTGAACTCGTTCGGGCTGCGAATTATTTGGATATTAAGAGTTTGCTGGAGCTTACTTGCAAGACTGTAGGCGAGATTATGCATGGTAAGACATCGGAGCAGATTCGCCAGGCTTTTAAGATTGCGAATGATTTCTCTCCGGAGGAAGAGGAGGAGATTCGTAAGGAAAATCAATGGGCTTTAGAATGA